One stretch of Streptomyces sp. NBC_00443 DNA includes these proteins:
- a CDS encoding D-alanyl-D-alanine carboxypeptidase family protein — MITATKGLRVRRAAAAAVTTGAVLVTGALTAAPAQAVTAPSITAKGGYLMNSATGTTLFTKAADTKRLTASTTKIMTAKVVLSQSNLNLDTKVTIKKEVSDYMVRKGYPSTARLIVGDKVTVRQLLYGMMLPSGCDAAMALADKFGSGSTVAARTKSFIGKMNTMAKSLGMTNTKFDSFDGISNGSNASTPRDLTKLARSVMKSSTFKTVVKTKSYTAKTITKTGSTRTMAAWTNTNTLLGWNGTLGIKTGSGTEAKYCLVFAATKNGEQVMGAVLTASSEANRTADVKKLINYGYARIS, encoded by the coding sequence TTGATAACCGCCACCAAGGGCCTCCGCGTCCGCAGAGCCGCAGCCGCCGCCGTCACGACCGGCGCCGTGCTCGTGACCGGAGCCCTCACCGCGGCTCCCGCGCAGGCCGTGACGGCACCCTCCATCACCGCCAAGGGCGGGTACCTGATGAACAGCGCGACCGGCACGACGCTCTTCACCAAGGCCGCTGACACCAAGAGGCTCACCGCCTCCACCACGAAGATCATGACGGCGAAGGTCGTTCTGTCGCAGTCGAACCTGAACCTGGACACCAAGGTGACGATCAAGAAGGAGGTCAGCGACTACATGGTCCGCAAGGGCTACCCGTCGACTGCCCGCCTGATCGTCGGCGACAAGGTGACCGTCCGTCAGCTGCTCTACGGGATGATGCTGCCGTCCGGCTGTGACGCGGCGATGGCCCTCGCAGACAAGTTCGGTTCCGGCTCGACCGTCGCCGCCCGCACCAAGAGCTTCATCGGCAAGATGAACACCATGGCCAAGAGCCTGGGCATGACGAACACGAAGTTCGACTCGTTCGACGGCATAAGCAACGGCTCCAACGCCTCGACGCCGCGAGACCTGACGAAGCTCGCCCGCAGCGTGATGAAGAGCTCCACGTTCAAGACCGTCGTGAAGACCAAGTCGTACACGGCCAAGACCATCACGAAGACCGGTTCCACCCGCACGATGGCGGCGTGGACGAACACCAACACCCTGCTCGGCTGGAACGGCACGCTCGGCATCAAGACGGGCTCCGGCACCGAGGCCAAGTACTGCCTGGTCTTCGCCGCCACGAAGAACGGCGAGCAGGTCATGGGCGCCGTGCTGACCGCCTCCTCGGAGGCCAACCGCACGGCGGACGTGAAGAAGCTGATCAACTACGGCTACGCCCGCATCAGCTGA